One Gemmatimonas sp. DNA window includes the following coding sequences:
- a CDS encoding carboxypeptidase-like regulatory domain-containing protein — translation MSFSLLRRVALSSAALLAALCASGDALGAQGTDASIRGVVADSAGAAVAGALVEIRNTTTGFVSVVRSSERGRYVATQLPLGGPYRVTARAVGFRTGARDGITLNIGSVATADFRLALGTVTLTEITVSAEPARVIERNGAVTRIGEQQVKELPNQNRRFQDLTKLSPLAGSGTSLGGARPMSTDVRIDGVGAQMNNTGQTFAGPLTMTMEAIREFEIATNEYDVTKGRQGGGLINAVSKSGTNRWGGSAFSYYRDKSLTTDDYRGVAAQNFTVRQQGFSLGGPIIKDKLTVFGVYDRSDQSLPLEIMNVRNSADEIELGIARDSLTRLSSILANKYGLDTTQKQTGVFSRKPLSQAFFGRADWQLATNHRLTLRNNTTLYSDPEEIGPDQNLHFAESRGGAEVNSTGTFASLRSTFGGGVVNEFKLQALQFTRERIARNELPRGFVRIASRLPDNSSRTVNVQFGGNRLAPEKYKERQYQLANTLFWNRGNQTLTIGTDNIVTQIQRYLPVEQRGLFEFDNLAQLDALTPARYSRQVPLRAGGTTADFTVADLSTFAQSEWHLGRGLTASAGLRLDGVQFLTAAAYNPLVDQRLGVRTDEKPSNWIISPRAQAVWDVQGDGKNVFRLGGGRFSSQPPYNVHVNHILQSGLEAVDIIQVGAQAPRPDFVRYRQNLSSVPGVPAGVDPSTIPAYVNYFSGDFRVPTTWKLSGGYERRLGPLQLGAFAYWARTQDNFQYYDRNMVADPYFTIEGGRGVFVPAAKINAAGRTNNADTRVFTDLGRVLELVGESTLEQRSLVLQSALTLPRQSSLSLSYTRNDTKDNSSFNCCVALTSTFSQNSGDPRRLQDAFGPSEDSFRDKFVAAFLLPRVWGFRVTGSYVGISGRPFSLVVNGDINGDGTANNDLAFVFDPNDPTTPADIAAGIRKVLDNPSNRARDYIANNLGKIAPRNAGRSPFRGRTDLRVARDFGTVRGQAIELTLDLFNVENMLNRKWGGEYNLGGAQQLYAVSAFNQTTRRYTYRINENVGTAVKSGTPYQIQLGARYRF, via the coding sequence ATGTCCTTCTCACTCCTCCGCCGAGTCGCGTTGTCGTCAGCCGCGCTGCTCGCCGCGCTGTGTGCATCCGGTGACGCGCTGGGCGCACAAGGCACCGATGCCAGTATCCGCGGTGTCGTCGCTGACAGTGCCGGCGCTGCTGTGGCCGGCGCGCTCGTGGAGATCCGGAACACCACGACAGGGTTTGTGTCGGTGGTGCGCAGCAGTGAACGCGGGCGCTACGTCGCCACGCAGTTGCCTTTGGGTGGTCCGTACCGCGTCACCGCGCGCGCCGTCGGCTTCCGCACTGGTGCCCGCGACGGCATCACGCTCAATATCGGCAGCGTGGCCACGGCCGATTTCCGCCTCGCCCTCGGCACGGTGACGCTCACCGAAATCACTGTTTCAGCCGAACCGGCACGCGTGATCGAGCGCAACGGCGCTGTCACGCGCATCGGTGAACAGCAGGTCAAGGAGCTGCCCAACCAGAATCGACGCTTTCAGGATCTCACCAAGCTGTCTCCGCTCGCCGGCAGTGGCACCAGCCTTGGCGGCGCCCGGCCGATGAGTACCGACGTGCGCATCGATGGCGTGGGCGCGCAGATGAACAATACCGGCCAGACCTTCGCCGGTCCGCTCACGATGACCATGGAAGCGATTCGGGAGTTCGAAATCGCGACGAACGAGTACGACGTGACCAAAGGCCGGCAGGGCGGTGGGCTCATCAATGCGGTGAGCAAGTCCGGCACCAACCGCTGGGGGGGCTCCGCGTTCTCGTACTATCGTGACAAGAGCCTGACCACCGACGATTATCGTGGCGTGGCCGCGCAGAACTTCACCGTCCGCCAGCAAGGGTTCAGCCTCGGTGGGCCGATCATCAAGGACAAACTCACCGTCTTCGGTGTGTATGATCGTTCGGATCAGTCGCTGCCGCTCGAGATCATGAACGTGCGCAATAGCGCGGATGAAATCGAGCTGGGCATTGCACGCGATTCGCTGACGCGTCTGTCGTCGATTCTGGCGAACAAGTATGGACTTGATACGACGCAGAAACAGACCGGCGTGTTCAGCCGCAAGCCGCTCAGTCAGGCCTTCTTCGGCCGTGCGGATTGGCAGCTGGCGACGAACCATCGGCTCACGTTGCGCAACAACACCACGCTGTACTCGGATCCGGAGGAGATCGGTCCGGACCAGAACCTGCATTTCGCCGAAAGCCGCGGTGGAGCCGAGGTGAACAGCACGGGGACGTTTGCGTCGCTGCGCTCGACGTTCGGCGGCGGTGTGGTGAACGAGTTCAAGTTGCAGGCGCTGCAGTTTACGCGCGAGCGTATTGCGCGCAACGAACTGCCGCGTGGATTCGTGCGTATTGCTTCGCGCCTGCCGGACAACTCCAGCCGGACCGTGAACGTGCAGTTCGGCGGCAATCGTCTGGCGCCGGAGAAGTACAAGGAGCGCCAGTACCAGTTGGCCAACACGCTGTTCTGGAATCGCGGCAATCAGACGCTTACGATCGGCACCGACAACATCGTCACGCAGATCCAGCGCTATTTGCCGGTGGAACAGCGCGGGCTGTTCGAATTTGACAATCTGGCGCAGCTCGATGCGCTCACCCCGGCGCGCTACAGCCGCCAGGTACCGCTGCGTGCCGGTGGCACGACGGCCGACTTCACAGTGGCCGATCTGTCGACGTTCGCGCAGTCGGAGTGGCACCTCGGTCGCGGTCTGACCGCATCGGCCGGGTTACGACTCGACGGCGTGCAGTTCCTGACGGCCGCCGCGTACAATCCGCTAGTCGATCAGCGTCTGGGTGTGCGGACCGATGAGAAGCCGTCCAACTGGATTATCTCGCCGCGTGCGCAGGCCGTGTGGGATGTGCAGGGTGACGGCAAAAACGTGTTCCGGCTTGGCGGCGGACGGTTCAGCAGTCAGCCTCCGTACAACGTGCATGTGAATCACATCCTGCAGAGTGGGCTGGAGGCGGTCGATATCATTCAGGTCGGTGCACAGGCACCGCGTCCGGATTTTGTGCGGTATCGCCAAAACCTGTCTTCGGTGCCGGGTGTGCCAGCGGGCGTGGATCCCTCCACGATTCCCGCGTACGTGAACTACTTCTCGGGTGACTTCCGCGTCCCCACGACGTGGAAGCTGAGCGGCGGATACGAGCGGCGTCTCGGCCCTCTGCAGTTGGGGGCGTTTGCCTACTGGGCGCGTACGCAGGACAACTTTCAGTACTACGACCGCAACATGGTGGCCGATCCCTACTTCACGATCGAGGGCGGACGCGGGGTGTTCGTACCGGCGGCCAAGATCAACGCCGCCGGTCGCACCAACAACGCGGACACGCGCGTCTTCACCGACCTCGGGCGCGTGCTCGAGCTGGTGGGCGAATCCACACTGGAGCAGCGGTCGCTGGTGCTGCAGAGCGCGCTCACGCTGCCACGCCAGTCGTCGCTGTCGCTGTCGTACACGCGCAACGACACCAAGGACAACTCCAGCTTCAACTGCTGCGTTGCGCTGACGTCCACGTTCTCGCAGAACAGCGGCGATCCGCGTCGCCTGCAGGATGCCTTCGGGCCGTCGGAAGACAGTTTCCGCGACAAGTTCGTGGCGGCGTTCCTGCTGCCGCGCGTGTGGGGCTTTCGGGTGACCGGCAGCTATGTCGGAATCTCCGGTCGTCCGTTCTCGCTCGTCGTGAATGGCGATATCAACGGCGACGGGACGGCGAACAACGACTTGGCGTTCGTCTTCGACCCGAACGATCCGACCACGCCCGCGGATATTGCCGCCGGCATTCGCAAGGTGCTGGACAATCCGTCGAACCGCGCGCGGGACTACATCGCGAACAACCTCGGGAAAATCGCGCCGCGCAACGCGGGCCGGTCTCCATTCCGTGGCCGAACCGACCTGCGCGTAGCGCGCGACTTTGGCACGGTACGCGGTCAGGCGATCGAACTCACGCTCGACCTGTTCAACGTCGAGAACATGCTGAACCGGAAGTGGGGTGGCGAATACAATCTGGGCGGCGCGCAGCAACTGTACGCGGTGAGTGCGTTCAACCAGACCACGCGTCGCTACACGTATCGCATCAACGAGAACGTTGGCACGGCCGTGAAGAGTGGTACGCCGTACCAGATCCAGCTCGGCGCCCGGTATCGCTTCTAA
- a CDS encoding DM13 domain-containing protein codes for MRNRNRMALLGVVLAAGFGCNNAEPPTAPNATPIGADGMAPMGTVATGVWRRTGYNVSGTVQMVAENGVGRLTFSSDFSVAQTPGPVVYVNTTNNPNSGQPLRIGAIKSRTGAQTYTFQLPPGVRYTWVIIWCDPFNVPMAEASITPTP; via the coding sequence ATGCGAAACCGAAATCGAATGGCCCTACTGGGCGTCGTCCTGGCTGCAGGTTTCGGCTGCAACAACGCTGAGCCACCGACGGCGCCGAATGCCACGCCGATCGGAGCCGACGGCATGGCCCCGATGGGCACCGTCGCCACTGGGGTCTGGCGGAGAACGGGGTACAACGTGAGCGGAACCGTGCAGATGGTCGCCGAGAATGGCGTCGGTCGGCTCACGTTTTCGTCTGATTTTTCCGTGGCGCAGACGCCTGGTCCGGTGGTGTACGTGAACACCACGAACAACCCGAATTCCGGACAGCCGCTCCGTATCGGCGCGATCAAATCGAGAACCGGCGCACAGACCTACACGTTCCAGCTGCCGCCGGGAGTGCGTTACACGTGGGTGATCATCTGGTGTGACCCGTTCAACGTGCCGATGGCCGAGGCGTCGATCACTCCGACGCCGTGA
- a CDS encoding redoxin family protein: MRWTLTAVLIAVLGSAYALESHRPASTLAGRIAVSMSSRAGVSDSGRPAPAWKNASWLNAPAPVSLASLKGRVVLLNFWVFTCYNCTNTLPSLRTLDAQYRDRGLSIIGIHTPEFPPYAGEHDKNNVAKALTKYAITYPIAQDNDRASWDLYRIQYWPSFVLIDKQGRVRYEGYGEFHVGDRWHTEWERRIKTLLAE, encoded by the coding sequence ATGCGATGGACCTTGACTGCCGTTCTGATTGCGGTACTCGGCAGTGCGTACGCGCTGGAATCGCACCGGCCGGCGTCTACGCTGGCCGGCCGTATCGCCGTCTCGATGTCATCGCGTGCGGGGGTGTCCGATTCCGGACGACCCGCGCCAGCCTGGAAGAACGCCAGTTGGCTCAATGCCCCGGCACCGGTGTCGCTCGCCTCACTGAAAGGCCGTGTCGTGCTGCTCAACTTCTGGGTGTTCACCTGTTACAACTGCACGAACACGCTGCCTTCCCTGCGCACGCTCGACGCGCAGTATCGGGATCGCGGGCTGTCGATCATCGGTATTCACACGCCAGAATTCCCGCCGTACGCCGGCGAGCACGACAAGAACAACGTGGCCAAGGCGTTGACCAAGTACGCGATCACGTATCCCATCGCGCAGGACAACGATCGCGCGAGCTGGGACCTGTATCGCATTCAATATTGGCCAAGCTTCGTCCTCATCGACAAGCAGGGACGTGTACGCTACGAAGGCTACGGCGAGTTTCACGTCGGCGATCGCTGGCACACGGAATGGGAACGGCGCATTAAGACGTTATTGGCCGAATAG
- a CDS encoding S1/P1 nuclease codes for MTRTLLLLCTAAVTAFAVSATSLGATPRAGSLAAIRRRDAVGHRAMAAIAYDRLRPATRARVDDIMRAHPDIGALGANVNINTPAGIREVFLRASVWPDQIRGDARFYQETDSSAQPTPLLPGYPTMARRAGWHYLSRSFSTDGTPTIPLLEPHVASVFPSLAESLGDRALSPSLRAYSLSWIIHVVGDLHQPLHGTSRSAADQPDGDAGGNRVWVQLRGFDRDSINLHAVWDGWVGRPSRELPIDDVAAAIARELPMADGQPDDALILPRGAPLAATVRAWADESATLARYMAYELPPRAGNMPPVLPEAYVALGTRIARQRLALSAYRLAAVIEAQLGS; via the coding sequence ATGACACGTACTCTGCTCTTGCTGTGCACTGCCGCCGTGACCGCCTTCGCTGTCTCGGCCACGTCGTTAGGGGCGACACCACGCGCTGGGAGTCTTGCCGCGATTCGGCGTAGGGACGCCGTTGGCCACCGCGCAATGGCCGCGATTGCGTACGACCGACTGCGCCCCGCCACGCGCGCCCGGGTCGACGACATCATGCGCGCGCATCCGGACATCGGTGCGCTCGGCGCGAACGTGAACATCAACACGCCGGCGGGCATCCGTGAGGTGTTCCTGCGCGCATCGGTTTGGCCGGACCAGATTCGTGGCGACGCGAGATTTTATCAGGAAACCGACAGCAGTGCGCAGCCTACGCCGCTGCTGCCCGGATACCCCACCATGGCGCGCCGCGCCGGCTGGCACTACCTGTCGCGCTCATTCTCCACCGACGGTACGCCAACGATTCCGCTGCTCGAGCCGCATGTCGCATCGGTCTTCCCGTCGTTGGCCGAGTCGCTCGGGGACCGAGCGCTCTCTCCCAGCCTGCGCGCCTACAGCCTGAGCTGGATCATCCATGTCGTGGGTGATCTGCATCAGCCACTGCATGGCACGTCGCGGTCGGCGGCCGACCAGCCCGACGGCGATGCTGGCGGCAACCGCGTGTGGGTGCAGCTCCGCGGGTTCGATCGGGATTCCATCAATCTGCACGCGGTATGGGATGGTTGGGTTGGCCGTCCGTCGCGCGAGCTGCCGATCGATGACGTGGCGGCGGCGATCGCCCGGGAGCTGCCGATGGCCGACGGACAGCCGGATGATGCGCTGATCCTGCCGCGCGGTGCGCCGCTCGCCGCCACCGTGCGTGCGTGGGCAGACGAAAGCGCCACCCTCGCGCGCTACATGGCGTACGAGCTCCCGCCGCGCGCGGGGAACATGCCTCCCGTGCTGCCCGAGGCGTACGTCGCGCTCGGCACTCGCATCGCGCGGCAGCGCCTGGCGCTGTCGGCGTATCGGCTGGCTGCCGTGATCGAGGCGCAGCTCGGTTCGTAG
- a CDS encoding thioredoxin family protein: MPTTFRTALLAALLSIGVGTVSSQTSSRSDPPDLTPNSELTLVAESDAFHIGTTTTVALRITMDAGWHTYWTNPGDAGLPLAAQWALPAGITVSALRYPTPHVLPQPPLMSFGYEREVLVLADIAVASSIPAGTKLTIVADVDFLVCADVCLPASGHVELSARTATQVQPSRWATAIRDTRSQLVQSAAGWSVTAWRDESRVLLFALAPASVRNTLRGAYLIPDSTGVLEHAAPQKVAMSGDTLVVAMTVARGFADSTSRLTGVLLHNVTSPTTSTQIDVALAQSAPPGATRLIAMLDGPHAANVATADIGIWLALALAFVGGLILNLMPCVFPVLSVKILSFVERGGEHDGGVAARKHALVFTLGVLVTFWTLAGALLALRAGGAQLGWGFQLQSPAVVTVLALVVFALALNLSGVFAMGMSLTRLGGVGSGERYSDSFLTGLLAVVVATPCTAPFMGAALGYALTQHAVVGLLVFTSLGLGLAAPYMVLASSPALLRKLPRPGPWLETFKQLLAFPLYATVVWLLWVLGRQAGTDQVTMVLLVSITVALAGWLAGRAQNAGRAVASSVSLGLLLLAIAGGGFVIASQPVTTPTASATPAGWEPWSAARVAAARESGHAVFVDFTAAWCLSCQVNERVALHTGTVERAFADQKVVLLRADWTSRNAEITAVLASFGRSGVPLYVMYPSKTTEPAELLPAVLTPGVVVSAVQRATSR; encoded by the coding sequence GTGCCAACCACGTTTCGTACGGCCCTGCTGGCAGCGCTCTTGTCGATTGGGGTTGGAACAGTGTCCTCGCAAACATCATCGCGGAGTGATCCGCCGGATCTGACACCGAACAGTGAACTCACGCTGGTCGCAGAATCCGACGCGTTCCACATCGGTACCACCACCACCGTCGCCTTGCGCATCACGATGGACGCCGGGTGGCACACCTATTGGACGAACCCGGGCGACGCCGGACTTCCGCTTGCGGCGCAGTGGGCGCTGCCTGCCGGCATCACGGTGTCCGCCCTGCGCTATCCCACGCCGCACGTACTGCCGCAACCACCGCTCATGAGCTTTGGCTACGAGCGCGAAGTCCTCGTACTGGCGGACATCGCGGTGGCGTCGTCGATACCGGCGGGCACGAAGCTCACCATCGTGGCCGATGTCGACTTTCTGGTATGCGCTGATGTGTGTCTGCCGGCCAGTGGGCATGTGGAATTGTCGGCGCGAACCGCGACCCAAGTGCAACCATCCCGATGGGCGACGGCGATACGCGACACGCGTTCGCAGCTGGTCCAAAGTGCGGCGGGTTGGTCGGTGACAGCCTGGCGCGATGAGTCGCGAGTACTCCTGTTCGCCCTCGCGCCCGCGTCGGTACGAAATACACTGCGTGGCGCGTATCTGATACCGGACTCTACGGGCGTGCTCGAACATGCGGCGCCGCAGAAAGTCGCCATGTCCGGCGACACGCTGGTTGTCGCCATGACCGTGGCGCGCGGCTTTGCCGATTCGACATCGCGGTTGACCGGCGTGCTGTTGCACAACGTGACGTCCCCAACCACGAGTACGCAGATCGACGTCGCGCTGGCGCAGTCGGCGCCACCGGGCGCGACTCGGCTGATCGCGATGCTGGACGGACCACACGCGGCGAACGTTGCCACCGCCGACATTGGCATCTGGCTCGCGCTGGCCCTCGCCTTCGTGGGCGGACTGATTCTCAACTTGATGCCCTGTGTCTTTCCGGTGCTCTCGGTCAAGATCCTGTCGTTCGTCGAGCGCGGCGGTGAGCACGACGGCGGTGTTGCCGCACGGAAGCATGCGCTGGTGTTCACACTCGGCGTGCTCGTCACCTTCTGGACGCTGGCGGGCGCGCTGTTGGCGCTGCGAGCCGGTGGAGCCCAGCTGGGATGGGGCTTTCAGTTGCAGTCGCCGGCGGTGGTCACCGTTCTCGCGTTGGTGGTGTTCGCGCTCGCGCTCAACCTCAGTGGTGTCTTTGCCATGGGGATGAGCCTCACGCGACTTGGCGGCGTGGGCTCCGGCGAACGGTACAGCGACTCGTTCCTGACGGGCCTGTTGGCCGTGGTCGTGGCGACGCCCTGCACGGCACCGTTCATGGGCGCCGCGTTGGGCTACGCGCTCACGCAGCACGCCGTGGTGGGTCTGCTCGTGTTCACATCGCTCGGGCTCGGACTCGCGGCGCCGTATATGGTGCTGGCCAGCAGCCCGGCATTGTTGCGCAAATTGCCTCGGCCTGGTCCGTGGCTCGAAACTTTCAAGCAGCTGCTTGCCTTCCCGCTGTATGCGACGGTGGTGTGGTTGCTCTGGGTGCTGGGACGGCAAGCTGGTACCGACCAGGTCACCATGGTGCTCCTGGTGTCGATTACGGTCGCGCTGGCAGGATGGCTGGCCGGTCGCGCACAGAACGCCGGTCGCGCCGTCGCGAGCAGTGTATCGCTGGGGCTGTTGTTGCTCGCCATTGCCGGTGGCGGCTTCGTGATCGCGTCTCAGCCAGTCACCACGCCGACGGCGAGTGCCACACCCGCCGGCTGGGAACCGTGGTCGGCCGCGCGCGTGGCCGCCGCGCGCGAGTCCGGCCACGCGGTGTTCGTCGACTTTACCGCTGCGTGGTGCCTGAGTTGTCAGGTCAATGAGCGTGTCGCACTGCACACCGGTACCGTGGAGCGCGCATTTGCCGACCAGAAGGTGGTGTTGCTGCGCGCCGATTGGACATCGCGGAACGCCGAGATCACCGCCGTACTCGCCAGCTTCGGACGAAGCGGCGTACCGCTCTACGTGATGTACCCTTCGAAGACGACTGAGCCGGCTGAGCTACTGCCGGCCGTGTTGACCCCGGGTGTGGTGGTGAGCGCCGTTCAACGCGCCACGAGCCGGTAG
- a CDS encoding peroxiredoxin family protein, which produces MIRVLRPTLRALARAVRLASVPFALVTAAVVFPARTAMAQTSAMLGPVDGKDLAATDIERVAVGAMAPDFTLAKFGGGTVTLSSMRGKKNVVLVFYRGYWCPYCINQLKEMRTLLTDELKKDTEMLVVSIDDDKGTQTATTRISADGMKPDFAFLSDPEHTVIARYGVMNPAGTRRGIPHPATYVIDKKGMVQWKDIQTDYKIRPTNAAVLSAVRSLSSR; this is translated from the coding sequence ATGATCCGAGTTCTCCGTCCTACGCTCCGCGCGCTCGCCCGTGCTGTTCGGCTGGCGAGCGTACCATTCGCGCTGGTCACCGCGGCGGTCGTGTTCCCCGCCCGCACCGCGATGGCGCAAACATCGGCTATGCTCGGCCCGGTGGATGGCAAGGATCTGGCGGCAACCGATATCGAACGCGTGGCGGTCGGCGCGATGGCGCCTGATTTCACGCTGGCGAAGTTCGGTGGCGGAACGGTCACCCTGTCGTCGATGCGCGGCAAGAAAAATGTGGTGCTGGTCTTCTATCGCGGCTACTGGTGCCCGTACTGCATCAACCAGTTGAAGGAGATGCGCACGCTGCTCACCGATGAACTGAAGAAGGACACCGAAATGCTGGTGGTGTCGATCGACGACGACAAAGGCACGCAAACGGCCACCACGCGTATCTCCGCCGATGGCATGAAGCCCGACTTCGCGTTCTTGTCGGACCCCGAGCACACTGTGATCGCGCGCTACGGCGTCATGAATCCGGCCGGCACGCGCCGCGGCATCCCGCATCCCGCCACGTACGTGATCGACAAGAAGGGCATGGTGCAGTGGAAGGACATTCAGACCGACTACAAGATCCGCCCCACGAACGCCGCCGTCCTGAGCGCCGTCAGGTCGCTCTCGTCGCGCTGA
- a CDS encoding alkaline phosphatase family protein has protein sequence MRRTLVAACCLALPWLASQARAGHPTQRQRRLKVVLVVFDGLRPDHITPARMPRLQAVSVRGVMSWQHHSLFPTVTRVNASALATGAGPSGHGILDNSIYLPAVEDRVLNTGEARDMLLADSVLAGRLLTAPTLGSRLHEAGLRMMVASAGSSGSAYLFAGGAGTPVVNADLVLPHALTPMVDHALGAPPADASPNLGRNAWAVDALLGIGVDSLDVDVGYLWLSDPDHTAHGAGLGSAMADSSIRAADREFGRLLDGLAARGLGESVNVMVVSDHGFSTHVGDTKSLRKHLGAWADSVVIAGSAIHVRLGGAATRDAVVRALQQWPEAGAIFTAPVAANGQGVVSGTISTAQIGWQHARSAEVLYSADWSHQRNGAGHRGDTRQSGVAGHGTSSPYDVTATFVASGPAFLAGAQARAPSSNADIVPTILHLLGQPSTPIGVTGRPLLELLRGGGAGAPTIKRDSIVAEAAGYRTVAYRTRVRQTWYFDSTRTTRR, from the coding sequence ATGCGTCGCACGCTCGTCGCGGCCTGTTGTCTGGCGCTCCCGTGGTTGGCCTCGCAGGCCCGAGCCGGCCACCCGACGCAACGCCAGCGCCGGCTGAAAGTGGTCCTCGTCGTCTTCGACGGGCTGCGCCCTGATCACATCACGCCGGCCCGCATGCCGCGACTGCAGGCAGTCTCCGTGCGTGGTGTCATGTCGTGGCAGCATCACTCACTTTTCCCGACGGTCACGCGGGTCAACGCCAGCGCCCTCGCCACTGGCGCTGGTCCATCAGGACATGGCATTCTCGACAACAGTATCTATCTGCCGGCGGTCGAAGATCGGGTGCTGAACACGGGCGAAGCGCGCGATATGCTGCTGGCCGACAGTGTGCTGGCTGGTCGCTTGCTGACCGCACCGACGCTGGGCAGCCGTTTGCATGAGGCGGGTCTGCGCATGATGGTGGCCAGCGCCGGTTCCTCGGGGTCGGCGTACCTGTTCGCCGGTGGCGCGGGCACGCCGGTGGTGAACGCCGATCTCGTCTTGCCCCACGCGTTGACGCCAATGGTGGACCACGCACTGGGCGCGCCGCCGGCCGATGCCTCGCCCAACCTTGGACGCAACGCGTGGGCGGTGGATGCGTTGCTGGGAATCGGTGTGGACTCGCTCGATGTGGACGTGGGATATCTCTGGTTATCCGATCCCGACCACACGGCCCATGGTGCGGGATTGGGCAGTGCCATGGCCGATTCCTCCATTCGCGCGGCCGATCGCGAGTTTGGGCGCCTGCTCGACGGGCTGGCAGCCCGTGGACTTGGCGAATCGGTGAACGTGATGGTGGTGTCTGATCACGGCTTCTCCACGCACGTGGGCGATACCAAATCCCTGCGCAAACACCTCGGGGCATGGGCCGACAGTGTGGTGATCGCCGGCAGCGCCATTCACGTGCGTCTCGGTGGCGCTGCGACGCGCGACGCGGTCGTGCGTGCGCTGCAGCAATGGCCCGAGGCCGGAGCCATCTTTACGGCGCCCGTGGCGGCCAACGGCCAAGGGGTCGTGAGTGGCACGATCTCCACCGCGCAGATCGGCTGGCAACATGCACGTTCGGCCGAGGTACTGTACTCGGCCGATTGGTCGCACCAGCGCAACGGCGCGGGGCATCGTGGCGACACGCGCCAGTCTGGTGTGGCCGGACACGGGACGTCGAGTCCGTACGACGTGACCGCGACGTTCGTGGCCAGCGGCCCAGCATTTCTCGCCGGCGCACAGGCGAGAGCCCCGAGTAGCAACGCCGACATCGTGCCGACGATTTTGCATCTGCTGGGACAGCCGTCGACGCCGATCGGGGTGACCGGTCGTCCGCTGCTGGAACTGCTGCGTGGCGGCGGCGCTGGTGCGCCGACGATCAAGCGCGACAGCATTGTGGCGGAAGCCGCCGGCTATCGCACCGTCGCCTATCGCACACGCGTACGGCAGACGTGGTACTTCGATTCGACGCGTACGACGCGTCGCTGA